From a region of the Odocoileus virginianus isolate 20LAN1187 ecotype Illinois chromosome 1, Ovbor_1.2, whole genome shotgun sequence genome:
- the LOC139035608 gene encoding protein SET-like: protein MAPKHQSSLPPQAKKLKKARLTPASRPDEASASSNLLKEEKEQQEAIEHIDEVQNEIDRLNEQASEEILKVEQKYNKLRQPFFQKRSELIAKIPNFWVTTFVNHPQVSALLGEEDEEALHYLTRVEVTEFEDIKSGYRIDFYFDENPYFENKILSKEFHLNESGDPSSKSTEIKWKSGKDLTKRSSQTQNKASRKRQHEEPESFFTWFTDHSDAGADELGEVIKDDIWPNPLQYYLVPDMDDEEGEGEEDDDDDEEEEGLEDIDEEGDEDEGEEDEDDDEGEEGEEDEGEDD, encoded by the coding sequence atggCCCCCAAACACCAGTCTTCTCTTCCACCCCAAGcgaagaaactgaagaaagccAGGCTGACGCCTGCCTCCAGGCCAGACGAGGCATCTGCTTCTTCAAATTtgctgaaggaagaaaaagaacagcaagaagcaATTGAACATATTgatgaagtacaaaatgaaatagaCAGACTTAATGAACAAGCCAGTGAGGAGATTTTGAAAGTAGAACAGAAATATAACAAACTCCGCCAACCATTTTTTCAGAAGAGGTCAGAATTGATTGCCAAAATCCCCAATTTTTGGGTAACAACATTTGTTAACCATCCACAAGTGTCTGCACTGCTTGGGGAGGAGGATGAAGAGGCGCTGCATTATTTGACAAGAGTTGAAGTGACAGAATTTGAAGACATTAAATCAGGTTAcagaatagatttttattttgatgaaaaccCTTACTTCgaaaataaaattctctccaAAGAATTTCATCTGAATGAGAGTGGTGACCCATCTTCAAAGTCCACTGAAATCAAATGGAAATCTGGAAAGGATTTGACAAAACGATCAAGCCAAACACAGAATAAAGCCAGCAGGAAGAGACAGCATGAAGAACCAGAAAGCTTCTTCACCTGGTTTACTGATCATTCTGATGCAGGTGCAGATGAATTAGGAGAGGTCATCAAAGATGATATTTGGCCAAATCCATTACAGTACTACTTGGTTCCTGACATGGATgatgaggaaggggaaggagaagaggatgacgatgatgatgaagaggaggaaggatTGGAAGATATTGATGAAGAAGGGGATGAGGATGAAGgtgaagaagatgaagatgatgatgagggggaggaaggagaggaagatgaaGGAGAAGATGACTAA